In Deinococcus sp. QL22, the following are encoded in one genomic region:
- the rplB gene encoding 50S ribosomal protein L2 produces the protein MAVKKYRPYTPSRRQMTTADFSGLTKKRPEKALTEALPKTGGRNNRGRITSRFIGGGHKRLYRIIDFKRRDKSGVNAKVASIEYDPNRSARIALLAYADGEKRYILAPEGLVVGMTVGTGPEAEPKVGNALPLRFVPVGAVVHAVELVPGKGAQMARSAGTSIQLQGKESEYVILRLPSGELRRVHTECYATIGAVGNAEHKNINLGKAGRSRWLGRKPHQRGSAMNPVDHPHGGGEGRTGAGRQPVSPWGQLAKGLKTRRKRKVSDRFIITRRGGK, from the coding sequence ATGGCCGTCAAGAAATACCGTCCCTATACCCCGTCGCGTCGCCAGATGACGACGGCGGACTTCAGCGGACTGACCAAAAAGCGCCCCGAAAAGGCACTGACAGAAGCCCTCCCCAAGACCGGCGGACGCAACAACCGTGGACGCATCACCAGCCGTTTCATCGGCGGCGGCCACAAGCGCCTGTACCGCATCATCGACTTCAAGCGCCGTGACAAGTCGGGCGTGAACGCCAAGGTCGCCTCTATCGAGTACGATCCCAACCGCAGCGCCCGCATTGCCCTGTTGGCTTACGCCGACGGCGAAAAGCGTTACATCCTGGCTCCCGAAGGTCTGGTCGTCGGTATGACAGTCGGCACCGGCCCCGAAGCAGAACCCAAGGTCGGCAACGCGCTGCCCCTGCGTTTCGTGCCTGTGGGTGCAGTCGTTCACGCCGTGGAACTCGTTCCCGGTAAGGGCGCACAGATGGCCCGCAGCGCCGGAACCAGCATTCAGTTGCAGGGGAAGGAAAGCGAGTACGTCATCCTGCGTCTGCCCAGCGGTGAACTCCGCCGCGTGCATACTGAGTGCTACGCCACTATCGGCGCAGTCGGCAACGCCGAGCACAAGAACATCAACCTTGGTAAGGCAGGACGCAGCCGTTGGCTTGGCCGCAAGCCCCACCAACGAGGAAGCGCCATGAACCCGGTGGATCACCCACACGGCGGTGGCGAAGGCCGTACTGGTGCAGGCCGCCAGCCCGTCAGCCCTTGGGGTCAACTTGCTAAGGGTCTGAAGACCCGCCGTAAGCGCAAGGTCAGCGACCGCTTTATCATCACCCGCCGCGGCGGGAAGTAA
- the rpsS gene encoding 30S ribosomal protein S19, with product MPRSLKKGPFVDDHLLKKVDAQNDRKEKRVIKTWSRRSTIVPEMIGHTIAVHNGKQHVPVFVNEQMIGHKLGEFSPTRSYRGHGADKNTKGSKKK from the coding sequence ATGCCCCGTAGCCTGAAGAAAGGGCCGTTCGTGGATGACCACCTCCTGAAAAAGGTGGACGCCCAGAACGACCGCAAGGAAAAGCGCGTCATCAAGACGTGGAGCCGCCGCAGCACCATCGTTCCCGAAATGATCGGTCACACCATTGCCGTGCACAACGGCAAGCAGCATGTGCCCGTGTTCGTGAACGAGCAGATGATCGGCCACAAACTCGGTGAATTCTCGCCCACCCGCTCTTACCGGGGTCACGGCGCAGACAAGAACACCAAGGGGAGCAAGAAGAAATGA
- the rplV gene encoding 50S ribosomal protein L22, translating into MTAPSAPEQTFRNKKERKQNVKLRTPGKAIARYVRMSPRKVRLVVDVIRGKSVRDAEDLLRFIPRAASEPVAKVLNSAKANALHNDDMLEERLVITAAYVDVGPTLKRLIPRARGSANILKKRTSHITIIVGERVATVRSVGKQSTGKGNK; encoded by the coding sequence ATGACCGCTCCTAGCGCCCCAGAACAGACCTTCCGTAACAAGAAGGAACGCAAGCAGAACGTCAAACTGCGCACCCCCGGCAAGGCCATCGCCCGTTACGTGCGCATGAGCCCCCGCAAAGTGCGTTTGGTCGTTGACGTGATCCGTGGCAAGAGCGTCCGTGACGCCGAAGACTTGCTGCGCTTCATTCCCCGCGCCGCCAGCGAGCCGGTCGCCAAGGTGCTGAACAGTGCCAAAGCCAACGCTCTGCACAACGACGACATGCTCGAAGAGCGTCTGGTCATCACGGCGGCTTACGTCGACGTCGGCCCGACCCTCAAGCGCCTGATTCCCCGTGCCCGTGGCAGCGCCAACATCCTGAAAAAGCGCACCAGCCACATCACCATCATCGTGGGCGAGCGGGTTGCCACGGTTCGCAGTGTTGGGAAACAGAGCACCGGGAAGGGGAACAAGTAA
- the rplP gene encoding 50S ribosomal protein L16 encodes MLLPKRTKYRKQHRGRMTGDAKGGDYVAFGDFGLIALEAAWVRSNQIEACRIVMSRHFRRGGKIYIRIFPDKPVTKKPAETRMGKGKGAVEFWVSVVKPGRVMFEVSGVTEEQAKEAFRLAGHKLPIQTKMVKREVYDEAQ; translated from the coding sequence ATGCTTCTCCCGAAGCGCACCAAGTACCGTAAGCAGCACCGCGGCCGGATGACCGGTGACGCCAAGGGCGGCGACTACGTTGCCTTCGGCGACTTCGGCCTGATCGCCCTCGAGGCCGCCTGGGTTCGTTCCAACCAGATCGAAGCCTGCCGCATCGTGATGAGCCGTCACTTCCGCCGTGGGGGCAAGATCTACATCCGTATCTTCCCCGACAAGCCCGTGACCAAGAAGCCCGCCGAAACCCGAATGGGTAAAGGTAAGGGCGCCGTGGAATTCTGGGTCAGTGTCGTGAAGCCGGGCCGCGTCATGTTCGAAGTGTCGGGCGTGACTGAAGAGCAGGCCAAGGAAGCCTTCCGTTTGGCCGGACACAAGCTGCCCATCCAGACCAAGATGGTCAAGCGCGAGGTTTACGATGAAGCCCAGTGA
- the rpsC gene encoding 30S ribosomal protein S3 encodes MGNKINPNGFRLGITRGWNSRWYAGKKQYAKLLKEDEKIRNLVNKKLAAAGIARIEIERAGQQVNVIISAAKPGIVIGKGGDSIKGLRGDIEKLVSAGTVAVNVAEIPNPNISAPLVALRIAEQIERRFAFRRAMKQAAQRVMESGARGVKIILSGRLGGAEQARTEKVLEGRVPLHTLRADIDYGTALARTTYGILGIKVLVFNGEVIGGRTETLARPPRRDDRRPEGGDRPRTNRRRPTARRGGE; translated from the coding sequence ATGGGTAACAAGATTAACCCGAACGGCTTTCGCCTCGGTATTACCCGTGGATGGAACAGCCGCTGGTACGCGGGCAAAAAGCAGTACGCCAAATTGCTGAAAGAAGACGAGAAGATTCGTAACCTCGTCAACAAGAAGCTGGCTGCCGCCGGAATCGCCCGCATCGAAATCGAGCGCGCTGGCCAACAGGTCAACGTGATCATCAGCGCCGCTAAACCCGGCATCGTGATCGGCAAGGGCGGCGACTCCATCAAGGGTCTGCGCGGCGACATCGAGAAACTGGTGTCTGCTGGCACTGTGGCTGTCAACGTCGCGGAAATCCCCAATCCCAACATCAGTGCGCCTCTGGTGGCCCTGCGAATCGCCGAGCAGATCGAGCGCCGCTTTGCCTTCCGCCGCGCCATGAAGCAGGCCGCACAGCGCGTGATGGAATCTGGTGCACGCGGTGTCAAGATCATCCTGTCCGGGCGTCTGGGCGGAGCTGAGCAAGCCCGCACCGAAAAAGTGCTGGAAGGCCGCGTGCCCCTGCACACCCTGCGTGCCGATATCGATTACGGCACCGCGCTGGCCCGCACCACCTACGGCATCCTGGGCATCAAAGTCCTGGTGTTCAACGGTGAAGTCATCGGTGGCCGCACGGAAACGCTGGCCCGTCCCCCCCGCCGCGATGATCGCCGCCCCGAAGGCGGAGACCGTCCCCGCACGAACCGCCGCCGTCCTACCGCGCGGCGCGGAGGTGAGTGA